A genomic segment from Microbacterium sp. SORGH_AS_0428 encodes:
- a CDS encoding VOC family protein: MDITIHSSFLPHTDPEASLAFYRDVLEFEVRLDVGYEQMRWITVGPAGQPSTAIVLHPASVGRDLSDEEQEFLLALIAKGSYFGVNLATDDLDAVFARVEASGADIVQEPIEQDYGLRDAAFRDPAGNLIRIQQNKEQQA; the protein is encoded by the coding sequence ATGGACATCACGATTCACTCCAGCTTCCTGCCGCACACCGATCCGGAGGCGTCACTGGCCTTCTACCGCGACGTGCTCGAGTTCGAGGTGCGACTCGACGTCGGCTACGAACAGATGCGCTGGATCACGGTCGGGCCCGCCGGACAGCCCTCGACCGCCATCGTGCTGCACCCGGCGAGCGTGGGGCGCGACCTGTCGGACGAGGAGCAGGAGTTCCTGCTCGCGCTGATCGCCAAGGGCAGCTACTTCGGCGTGAACCTCGCGACCGACGATCTCGACGCCGTCTTCGCGCGCGTCGAGGCTTCGGGGGCCGATATCGTGCAGGAACCCATCGAGCAGGACTACGGGCTGCGGGATGCGGCGTTCCGCGATCCCGCGGGCAACCTCATCCGCATCCAGCAGAACAAGGAGCAGCAGGCATGA
- a CDS encoding VIT family protein: protein MSESADYGVHPDEPHRQGLSQRLNWLRAGVLGANDGIVSTAAVVVGVAGATSEVAPVFLAGTAALVGGAISMALGEYVSVSSQRDSERALIAKETRELREQPDEEFEELIGLYRAQGLSEETATRVATELTAKDALKAHLSAELHIDADDVVSPWHAALASAIAFFVGALLPMATILLAPHPLRIALTFIAVLIALAVTGYVAAWIGGANRPRAIARTVIGGALALVATYAVGSLFGTTVG, encoded by the coding sequence GTGAGCGAATCCGCCGATTACGGGGTCCACCCCGACGAGCCGCACCGGCAAGGCCTGTCGCAGCGCCTGAACTGGTTGCGCGCCGGTGTGCTGGGCGCCAACGACGGGATCGTCTCGACCGCCGCCGTCGTGGTCGGCGTCGCGGGGGCCACCTCCGAAGTCGCCCCCGTCTTCCTCGCCGGCACGGCCGCTCTCGTCGGCGGCGCCATCTCGATGGCACTCGGCGAGTACGTGTCGGTGTCGAGTCAGCGCGACTCCGAGCGCGCGCTCATCGCGAAGGAGACGCGCGAGCTGCGCGAGCAGCCCGACGAGGAGTTCGAGGAGCTCATCGGGCTGTACCGGGCGCAGGGGCTCAGCGAGGAGACCGCGACCCGGGTCGCGACGGAGCTGACGGCGAAGGATGCGTTGAAGGCCCATCTGTCGGCGGAGCTGCACATCGACGCCGACGACGTGGTGAGCCCGTGGCACGCGGCCCTCGCATCCGCTATCGCGTTCTTCGTCGGTGCCCTGCTTCCGATGGCCACGATCCTGCTCGCGCCGCATCCGCTGCGCATCGCCCTGACCTTCATCGCGGTGCTCATCGCCCTCGCCGTGACCGGCTATGTCGCGGCGTGGATCGGCGGGGCGAACCGGCCCCGCGCGATCGCACGGACGGTGATCGGCGGCGCGCTCGCCCTCGTGGCGACCTACGCGGTGGGCAGCCTCTTCGGCACCACGGTCGGCTGA
- a CDS encoding acyltransferase yields MVITLTAPRTATASAAGRDTGIDLARAICVVIVVLLHAVMVGVTVTPAGPVFANAAEGTAWFAPLTWVAQIMPLFFVIGGYAGALAYRRMRRTGGTAGAFVAARVHRLLVPALLTFAVVAVALAALLAAGVDGELVRIAGFRYAQPLWFLAVFLLCQALLPALLAAHERAPLRTILLLVAAAGAVDAMRAATGIDAIGMLNLAFVWLALQQLGFVMADGTIDALRRRTRVGIGVVAVAVLAASMVGGVFSPDLYENLNPPTVALLLVGTAQTALLSLLRAPLAAASRRPAVAAFTGFVTARTMTIYLWHMPVLLAMAGASALVALTTGLELPDPSSPAWWLTRVPWFVVALSLTAVVAWALAGLERRRMPRPTASVAHICHAVLLGLAAIVLLLAAGTSVLTAIAAIALGLCALARIRAGAPGPDRVLTAG; encoded by the coding sequence ATGGTCATCACGCTCACCGCACCGCGGACGGCGACCGCATCCGCCGCGGGCCGCGACACCGGGATCGATCTCGCACGCGCGATCTGCGTCGTCATCGTCGTGCTCCTGCACGCGGTCATGGTCGGCGTCACCGTGACGCCCGCGGGCCCCGTCTTCGCGAACGCCGCCGAGGGCACCGCCTGGTTCGCCCCGCTGACCTGGGTCGCGCAGATCATGCCCCTGTTCTTCGTGATCGGGGGCTACGCGGGCGCGCTCGCGTATCGACGGATGCGTCGAACCGGCGGAACCGCAGGCGCCTTCGTGGCTGCGCGCGTACATCGCCTGCTCGTGCCGGCGCTTCTCACCTTCGCGGTCGTCGCCGTCGCGCTCGCCGCGCTCCTGGCCGCCGGCGTCGACGGCGAGCTCGTGCGCATCGCCGGCTTCCGATACGCGCAGCCGCTGTGGTTCCTCGCCGTGTTCCTGCTGTGCCAGGCGCTGCTTCCCGCGCTGCTCGCCGCCCACGAGCGCGCACCGCTGCGGACGATCCTGCTGCTGGTCGCCGCCGCGGGTGCCGTCGACGCGATGCGCGCGGCCACCGGCATCGACGCCATCGGCATGCTCAACCTCGCGTTCGTGTGGCTGGCGCTGCAGCAGCTCGGCTTCGTGATGGCCGACGGCACGATCGACGCGCTGCGCCGCCGCACCCGCGTCGGCATCGGCGTCGTGGCGGTCGCCGTTCTGGCGGCGAGCATGGTCGGCGGCGTCTTCTCGCCCGATCTCTACGAGAACCTCAACCCGCCCACCGTCGCGCTGCTGCTGGTGGGAACGGCCCAGACCGCGCTGCTCTCACTCCTTCGCGCACCGCTCGCCGCGGCGAGTCGGCGTCCGGCGGTGGCGGCGTTCACCGGATTCGTGACGGCCCGCACCATGACCATCTACCTCTGGCACATGCCGGTGCTGCTCGCGATGGCCGGGGCGTCGGCGCTCGTCGCCCTCACCACGGGGCTCGAACTGCCCGACCCCTCGAGCCCGGCGTGGTGGCTCACCCGCGTGCCGTGGTTCGTCGTCGCGCTGTCGCTGACGGCCGTCGTGGCGTGGGCGCTGGCGGGTCTCGAACGGCGCCGGATGCCGCGACCCACCGCATCCGTCGCGCACATCTGTCACGCGGTGCTGCTGGGGCTCGCGGCGATCGTGCTGCTGCTCGCGGCGGGCACCAGCGTGCTGACCGCGATCGCGGCGATCGCCCTCGGCCTGTGCGCCCTCGCCCGCATCCGCGCCGGAGCGCCGGGACCGGACCGAGTACTGACGGCCGGCTGA
- a CDS encoding response regulator transcription factor produces MSITVLIADDQAMVRAGFAALLDAQDGIRVVGQAADGQEAVALAARLDPDVILMDVRMPQLDGIAATRRILGPAYPAAHVPRILMLTTFDIDDYVYDALQAGASGFLLKDALPEELVQAVRVVAAGDALLSPRVTRRLISQFATQKPRAPRGGAQLAELTDREREVLVLLAKGMSNTEIASELFIAEQTVKTHVGKLLGKIGARDRVQAVIFAYDAGLAEPAS; encoded by the coding sequence ATGAGCATCACCGTGCTGATCGCGGATGACCAGGCGATGGTGCGCGCTGGCTTCGCCGCGCTGCTCGACGCCCAGGACGGCATCCGCGTCGTCGGGCAGGCAGCCGATGGGCAGGAGGCGGTCGCGCTGGCAGCACGTCTCGATCCCGACGTCATCCTCATGGACGTGCGGATGCCGCAGCTCGACGGGATCGCGGCGACCCGCCGCATCCTCGGGCCGGCCTACCCCGCCGCACACGTGCCGCGCATCCTCATGCTGACCACGTTCGACATCGACGACTACGTCTACGACGCCCTCCAGGCGGGCGCGAGCGGCTTCTTGCTCAAGGACGCACTGCCCGAGGAGCTCGTGCAGGCCGTCCGGGTCGTCGCCGCCGGAGACGCCCTGCTCTCGCCCCGCGTCACGCGGCGTCTGATCTCGCAGTTCGCGACGCAGAAGCCGCGCGCGCCGCGGGGCGGAGCGCAGCTGGCGGAGCTGACCGACCGGGAGCGCGAGGTGCTGGTGCTGCTCGCGAAGGGCATGTCGAACACCGAGATCGCGAGCGAGCTGTTCATCGCGGAGCAGACCGTGAAGACGCACGTGGGCAAGCTGCTCGGCAAGATCGGCGCACGCGATCGCGTGCAGGCCGTGATCTTCGCCTACGACGCGGGCCTCGCCGAGCCCGCATCCTGA
- a CDS encoding sensor histidine kinase produces MTEIPRSAPRTRSQILGLVALAVTGVALFSVLVPLHAVFYGTALPLAMLLGAGVCAAPWISITRPRTAIAVFGVTAFVLPLTVTVPHDGAWPWPWSVPAMIAFLVFVLVITTLHGWRLGRWPWAIGNLGSLVAPLVIADAAPAATANLIVTASISTAVLLIGVLLAGRIRLNEQLTRERELTASEQSRRMLVEERTRIARELHDVLAHSMSVIQVQASTARYRLADLSEQTVQEFDDIAASARASLGEMRRLLGVLRTEGQAPELAPQQGMADIPDLVESVRRAGVQVGLSLAVMTTPPPAGVQIAAYRIVQEALSNAVRHAPGAVIEVRVEARDGQVTIRVHNTTSPEQTVDASGAGHGLRGIRERVALLGGTVTVGADPAGGWTVAATLPTAGEESP; encoded by the coding sequence ATGACCGAGATCCCGCGCTCCGCGCCACGCACGCGCTCGCAGATCCTCGGGCTCGTCGCGCTCGCCGTCACGGGCGTCGCCCTGTTCAGCGTCCTCGTGCCGCTGCACGCCGTCTTCTACGGCACCGCGCTGCCGCTTGCGATGCTCCTGGGCGCGGGAGTGTGCGCCGCGCCGTGGATCTCCATCACCCGCCCTCGCACCGCCATCGCGGTCTTCGGCGTCACGGCCTTCGTGCTCCCGCTGACGGTGACCGTGCCGCACGACGGCGCGTGGCCGTGGCCGTGGTCGGTGCCCGCGATGATCGCCTTCCTCGTCTTCGTCCTGGTGATCACGACGCTGCACGGCTGGCGACTCGGTCGATGGCCGTGGGCCATCGGCAACCTCGGTTCGCTCGTCGCGCCGCTCGTCATCGCGGATGCGGCGCCCGCCGCCACCGCGAACCTCATCGTGACCGCGTCGATCTCCACCGCGGTGCTGCTCATCGGAGTGCTCCTGGCGGGCCGCATCCGGCTGAACGAGCAGCTCACCCGCGAGCGCGAGCTGACCGCATCCGAACAGTCCCGGCGCATGCTCGTCGAGGAGCGCACCCGCATCGCCCGCGAGCTGCACGACGTGCTCGCCCACAGCATGTCGGTGATCCAGGTGCAGGCCTCCACGGCCCGCTACCGCCTCGCCGACCTCTCCGAGCAGACGGTGCAGGAGTTCGACGACATCGCCGCGTCGGCGCGCGCATCGCTGGGGGAGATGCGCCGACTGCTGGGCGTGCTGCGCACAGAGGGGCAAGCCCCCGAGCTGGCGCCGCAGCAGGGGATGGCGGACATTCCCGACCTGGTGGAGAGCGTCCGTCGCGCGGGCGTGCAGGTCGGCCTGTCGCTCGCCGTCATGACGACCCCGCCACCCGCGGGCGTGCAGATCGCCGCGTACCGCATCGTGCAGGAGGCGCTGAGCAACGCGGTGCGTCATGCTCCCGGTGCGGTCATCGAGGTCAGGGTCGAGGCGCGCGACGGGCAGGTCACGATCCGCGTGCACAACACGACGTCGCCCGAGCAGACGGTCGACGCGTCCGGAGCGGGTCACGGGCTCCGCGGCATCCGCGAGCGCGTCGCCCTGCTGGGCGGAACGGTCACCGTCGGCGCCGATCCCGCGGGAGGATGGACGGTGGCGGCGACACTGCCGACCGCCGGCGAGGAGTCCCCATGA
- a CDS encoding DedA family protein has product MDVVTDLILQAAASPWLLPVMFAAAVIDGFFPPMPSETVLVAAAAVAAATGDVPTLVALCLVAALGAAIGDNIAYAIGGRVGTSRYGWMRRPRVAGAFERARAAFTTRGAPLILGARYIPVGRVAVNMSAGALGYPWRRFAPLSVVAGVSWALYSVVIGTLAGQWLGDQPVLSAVIGVVLALGVGIVIDRIAALRRRARDVAETIAHEPASATLRA; this is encoded by the coding sequence GTGGACGTCGTCACCGATCTCATCCTCCAGGCCGCCGCCTCGCCGTGGCTGCTGCCGGTCATGTTCGCCGCGGCCGTGATCGACGGGTTCTTCCCCCCGATGCCCAGCGAGACCGTGCTCGTCGCCGCGGCCGCCGTGGCCGCCGCCACCGGAGACGTGCCTACGCTCGTCGCCCTCTGCCTCGTGGCGGCTCTCGGCGCCGCGATCGGCGACAACATCGCCTACGCGATCGGTGGCAGGGTCGGCACGAGCCGGTACGGATGGATGCGGCGACCCCGCGTCGCGGGAGCCTTCGAGCGCGCTCGCGCGGCGTTCACCACGCGGGGTGCCCCGCTCATCCTGGGCGCCCGCTACATCCCGGTCGGGCGGGTCGCCGTGAACATGTCGGCCGGGGCGCTGGGATACCCGTGGCGACGCTTCGCTCCGCTGAGCGTCGTCGCCGGCGTGAGCTGGGCGCTCTACAGCGTCGTCATCGGAACCCTCGCCGGCCAGTGGCTCGGCGACCAGCCGGTGCTGAGCGCCGTGATCGGCGTCGTCCTCGCCCTCGGGGTGGGCATCGTCATCGACCGCATCGCTGCGCTGCGTCGCCGCGCACGCGACGTGGCCGAGACGATCGCGCACGAGCCGGCGTCGGCCACACTGAGAGCATGA
- a CDS encoding tRNA-dihydrouridine synthase, producing MHPFYDPTLTYEQNYARGPFGAFAEPATDAAPPAPGNSFLGRAVGTPFGIPAGPLLNARFVAAAFAHGYDLAVYKTVRTRAHSSNPFPNVLAVHVDGDLTRDAGTVRADGEFTEPLSISNSFGVPSRDPDVWQPDMAAAVAAAGDGQLLIGSFQGTRGSGGELALVADHLRAARLVVETGAAVLELNLSCPNEGAASLLCFDTPRVRRILAVVKDEIGDVPLLVKLAYFDSDAALERFVDATAEFVAGYAAVNTIPARLVTASGTPALGPGRESAGVCGAAIRWAGLEMTCRLARIRALRDADFAIVGAGGVTSPADYLAYRQAGADAVMSATGAMWHPHLAREVARVAAG from the coding sequence GTGCACCCCTTCTACGATCCGACCCTGACCTACGAGCAGAACTACGCGCGCGGGCCGTTCGGGGCATTCGCCGAACCCGCGACGGATGCGGCCCCTCCGGCCCCGGGGAACAGCTTCCTCGGGCGGGCCGTCGGCACACCGTTCGGCATCCCCGCGGGGCCGTTGCTGAACGCGCGGTTCGTCGCGGCGGCCTTCGCGCACGGGTACGACCTCGCCGTCTACAAGACGGTGCGCACGCGCGCGCACTCCAGCAACCCGTTCCCGAACGTGCTCGCCGTGCATGTCGACGGCGACCTGACCCGCGATGCCGGAACCGTCCGGGCGGACGGCGAGTTCACCGAGCCGCTGTCGATCAGCAACTCGTTCGGGGTGCCCTCGCGCGATCCCGACGTCTGGCAACCCGACATGGCTGCGGCCGTCGCCGCGGCGGGGGACGGCCAGCTGCTCATCGGCAGCTTCCAGGGCACCCGGGGCTCCGGCGGCGAACTGGCGCTCGTGGCCGATCACCTCCGTGCCGCCCGGCTGGTCGTCGAGACCGGCGCCGCGGTGCTCGAGCTCAACCTGTCGTGCCCGAACGAGGGCGCCGCATCCCTGCTCTGCTTCGACACGCCGCGCGTGCGCCGCATCCTCGCCGTCGTGAAAGACGAGATCGGCGACGTCCCTCTCCTCGTCAAGCTCGCGTACTTCGACTCGGATGCGGCCCTCGAACGGTTCGTCGACGCGACCGCGGAGTTCGTGGCGGGCTACGCGGCGGTCAACACGATCCCCGCCCGGCTCGTGACCGCATCCGGAACGCCCGCGCTCGGCCCCGGACGCGAGAGCGCCGGCGTGTGCGGCGCCGCCATCCGGTGGGCGGGACTCGAGATGACCTGCCGGCTCGCCCGCATCCGCGCACTGCGCGACGCCGACTTCGCGATCGTGGGCGCCGGCGGCGTGACGAGCCCCGCCGACTATCTGGCCTACCGACAAGCGGGAGCGGATGCGGTCATGAGCGCCACGGGCGCGATGTGGCACCCGCACCTCGCGCGCGAGGTGGCGCGGGTGGCGGCGGGCTGA
- a CDS encoding nuclear transport factor 2 family protein codes for MADSDERFAVIQAAETALLSSEIRGDRDAAARLLHPDFTEIGRSGCHWTRTEILESLAAEGLRETPSSDEWRFVDVAPDTVLVTYRLRAATTVSRHSSLWVVSDGTPRMLFHQGTLVPED; via the coding sequence ATGGCGGATTCAGACGAACGCTTCGCGGTGATCCAAGCGGCGGAGACGGCCCTGCTCTCGAGTGAGATCCGCGGTGATCGGGATGCGGCGGCGAGACTGCTGCATCCTGACTTCACCGAGATCGGGCGCTCCGGATGCCACTGGACACGAACGGAGATCCTCGAGTCACTCGCGGCGGAAGGTCTGCGGGAGACCCCGTCGTCGGACGAGTGGCGGTTCGTCGATGTCGCGCCCGACACCGTGCTCGTGACGTACCGCCTGCGCGCGGCGACGACCGTCAGTCGTCACTCGTCGTTGTGGGTCGTGTCGGACGGGACGCCGCGCATGCTCTTCCATCAGGGCACTCTCGTGCCGGAGGACTGA